In one Corallococcus sp. EGB genomic region, the following are encoded:
- a CDS encoding RluA family pseudouridine synthase, producing MPDSFPSPFDAVGPHALARRAAESLQATLREGFIAPGLPGDILQGPDGGKMFGVLVVRQPDGTFGVLRAFSAMLAGRWDVPGFVPPVFDREARARVEPVADATVKALLARAEAWSASDELRRLREDDDARQAREATEREAVRQHHEARRRQRHKRRAALLATQGLTEAARAEALHSLDQESRGDKAEKRRWDATQEEARRQFAPARAKAERRVRALDRLRRIVSRGFMKQFHDTYAVTNARGETRPLRSLYGGSEPPSGAGDCAGAKLLAYAFAQGLQPVALAEFWWGTPPASGGRIQGAFYPACRDKCGPLLPFMLEGLKVSAPRVFVPPPAPTPDLSIVFEDAWLVVIDKPCGLLSVPGRDAALFDSVLTRLRARYPNATGPLLAHRLDLDTSGLLVAALDSRTHASLQRQFLHREVSKRYVALIDGPVREDAGTITLPLRVDLDDRPRQIVDPVHGKPAVTDWEVLQRKANHTRVAFHPRTGRTHQLRVHAAHPQGLGAPIVGDPLYGHAGLRLHLHAETLSFMHPATGQRVSFTRAAPF from the coding sequence GTGCCGGACTCCTTCCCGAGCCCCTTCGACGCCGTGGGCCCGCACGCCCTCGCGCGCCGGGCCGCGGAGTCGCTGCAAGCCACGCTCCGCGAAGGCTTCATCGCGCCAGGGCTGCCCGGCGACATCCTCCAGGGGCCGGACGGCGGGAAGATGTTCGGCGTGCTCGTGGTGCGCCAACCGGATGGAACCTTCGGCGTGCTGCGAGCCTTCTCCGCGATGCTCGCCGGCCGCTGGGACGTGCCGGGCTTCGTGCCCCCTGTCTTCGACCGCGAGGCCCGCGCCCGCGTGGAGCCGGTGGCCGACGCCACGGTGAAGGCCCTGCTGGCCCGCGCTGAAGCCTGGAGCGCCTCCGACGAGCTGCGCCGCCTGCGCGAGGACGATGACGCCCGGCAGGCACGCGAAGCCACCGAGCGCGAAGCCGTGCGCCAGCACCACGAGGCCCGCCGCCGCCAGCGTCACAAGCGCCGCGCCGCCCTCCTGGCCACACAAGGACTCACGGAGGCCGCACGCGCGGAGGCGCTCCATTCACTCGACCAGGAGAGCCGGGGCGACAAAGCAGAGAAGCGCCGCTGGGACGCCACGCAGGAAGAAGCCCGGCGCCAGTTCGCCCCGGCCCGTGCGAAGGCGGAACGCCGCGTGCGCGCGCTGGACCGGCTGCGGCGCATCGTCTCCCGCGGCTTCATGAAGCAATTCCACGACACCTACGCCGTCACCAACGCCCGGGGAGAGACCCGCCCCCTGCGCTCGCTCTACGGCGGCTCCGAGCCCCCGTCCGGCGCCGGTGACTGCGCGGGCGCGAAGCTGCTCGCCTACGCCTTCGCGCAGGGACTCCAGCCGGTCGCGCTCGCGGAGTTCTGGTGGGGCACGCCGCCCGCATCGGGTGGCCGCATCCAGGGCGCGTTCTATCCCGCATGCCGCGACAAGTGCGGCCCCCTGCTCCCGTTCATGCTGGAGGGTCTGAAGGTCTCCGCGCCCCGGGTCTTCGTCCCGCCGCCCGCGCCCACGCCAGACCTCTCCATCGTCTTCGAGGACGCCTGGCTCGTCGTCATCGACAAGCCCTGCGGCCTGCTGTCCGTGCCGGGCCGGGATGCCGCCCTGTTCGACTCGGTGCTCACCCGGCTGCGCGCGCGATACCCCAACGCCACGGGACCGCTGCTCGCGCACCGGCTGGACCTGGACACCTCCGGGTTGCTCGTCGCCGCGCTGGACAGCCGCACGCACGCGTCCCTGCAACGCCAGTTCCTCCACCGCGAGGTCTCCAAGCGCTACGTGGCGCTCATCGACGGCCCCGTGCGCGAAGACGCGGGCACCATCACCCTGCCCCTGCGCGTGGACCTGGATGACCGTCCCCGGCAGATCGTCGACCCCGTGCACGGCAAGCCCGCCGTCACCGACTGGGAGGTCCTCCAGCGCAAGGCGAACCACACGCGCGTGGCCTTCCATCCGCGCACCGGCCGCACCCACCAACTGCGCGTCCACGCGGCCCATCCCCAGGGCCTGGGAGCACCCATCGTGGGAGACCCGTTGTACGGCCACGCGGGCCTCCGCCTGCACCTGCACGCCGAGACACTGTCGTTCATGCACCCGGCGACGGGGCAGCGCGTGTCCTTCACTCGCGCCGCCCCGTTCTAG
- a CDS encoding MFS transporter → MKGTFRSLRGYNYRTWAAGAIVSNVGTWMQRTAQDWLVLTQLTHNNATAVGVVMALQFAPQLLLLPLTGFAADHLDRRKLLFATQASLGVLALGLGLLTLWGHVRLWHVDVFAFLLGCVTAFDAPARQTFVSELVGEEDLSNAVGLNSTSFHAARMLGPAIAGVLISWVGSGWMFVLNAASFGAVLCSLSLLRVNELHVRDRALRTRGSLLEGFVYVWKRPDLKAVLIMFFLIGTFGLNFPIFISTMSVRVFEKGASGYGLLTSIMAVGSVTGALLSARRAYPRIGLLVTGAAVFGAGLTLAALMPAYALFGLMLVVIGVSAQTFTTTANSLVQLSTEPAMRGRVLAILLAIALGGTPLGAPVVGWVADTFGPRQALGVGAAAGFVAALVGLRYRAAAAPSSPG, encoded by the coding sequence ATGAAGGGCACGTTCCGTTCGCTGCGCGGCTACAACTACCGGACGTGGGCCGCCGGAGCGATCGTGTCCAACGTGGGCACGTGGATGCAGCGCACCGCCCAGGACTGGCTCGTCCTCACCCAGCTCACCCACAACAACGCCACGGCGGTGGGCGTGGTCATGGCGCTCCAGTTCGCGCCGCAGTTGCTGCTCCTGCCGCTGACGGGCTTCGCGGCGGACCACCTGGACCGGCGCAAGCTCCTGTTCGCCACGCAGGCGAGCCTGGGAGTCCTGGCCCTGGGCCTGGGGCTGCTCACGCTCTGGGGGCACGTGCGGCTGTGGCACGTGGACGTGTTCGCGTTCCTCCTGGGCTGCGTCACCGCCTTCGACGCCCCCGCGCGCCAGACGTTCGTGTCGGAGCTGGTGGGGGAGGAGGATCTCTCCAACGCCGTGGGGCTCAACTCCACCTCGTTCCACGCCGCGCGCATGCTGGGTCCCGCCATCGCGGGGGTGCTCATCTCCTGGGTGGGCTCCGGGTGGATGTTCGTCCTCAACGCGGCGTCCTTCGGCGCCGTCCTCTGCTCACTGAGCCTGCTTCGCGTGAACGAGCTGCACGTGAGGGACCGGGCGCTGCGCACCCGCGGGAGCCTCCTGGAGGGCTTCGTCTACGTCTGGAAGCGGCCGGACCTGAAGGCGGTGCTGATCATGTTCTTCCTCATCGGCACCTTCGGCCTCAACTTCCCCATCTTCATCTCCACCATGTCCGTGCGCGTCTTCGAAAAGGGCGCGAGCGGCTATGGACTCCTGACGTCCATCATGGCCGTCGGGTCCGTGACGGGCGCGCTGCTCTCCGCCCGGCGCGCGTACCCCCGCATCGGCTTGCTGGTGACGGGGGCCGCGGTCTTCGGAGCAGGCCTCACGCTCGCGGCGCTGATGCCGGCCTACGCCCTCTTCGGCCTCATGCTCGTGGTCATCGGCGTGTCGGCGCAGACCTTCACCACCACCGCGAACAGCCTGGTGCAGCTGTCCACGGAGCCGGCCATGCGCGGGCGCGTGCTCGCCATCCTCCTGGCCATCGCGCTCGGCGGCACGCCCCTGGGAGCGCCCGTCGTCGGGTGGGTCGCGGACACGTTCGGTCCGCGCCAGGCGCTGGGCGTGGGCGCCGCGGCGGGCTTCGTCGCGGCGCTCGTCGGGCTTCGCTACCGCGCGGCGGCCGCTCCTTCTTCTCCAGGATGA
- a CDS encoding sigma-70 family RNA polymerase sigma factor, with protein sequence MGSGLDAEELRRLYERFAPVVHRRALALLGRDADAWDIVQEVFERMLTAGARFRREARPMTYVYRVTTNLCLNALRSRQLREPVLPEAPEAAALTPSQWEAADFIRHLVGRMGERELEVATLHFFDGLTQEEIAGMLDVSRKTIVRDLDSIRKKAAELGRLPEALEAERG encoded by the coding sequence ATGGGGAGCGGGCTCGATGCGGAGGAGCTCAGGCGGCTCTACGAGCGCTTCGCGCCCGTGGTGCACCGCCGTGCGCTCGCGCTGCTGGGGCGCGATGCCGATGCGTGGGACATCGTGCAGGAGGTCTTCGAGCGCATGCTGACGGCGGGAGCGCGGTTCCGACGGGAGGCCCGTCCGATGACGTACGTGTACCGCGTGACCACCAACCTGTGCCTCAACGCGCTGCGCTCGCGCCAGCTGCGGGAGCCGGTGCTTCCGGAGGCCCCCGAGGCCGCGGCGCTCACCCCCAGCCAGTGGGAGGCCGCGGACTTCATCCGCCACCTCGTGGGGCGGATGGGCGAGCGCGAGCTGGAGGTGGCCACGCTGCACTTCTTCGACGGGCTGACCCAGGAGGAGATCGCCGGGATGCTGGACGTGTCGCGAAAGACCATCGTGCGCGACCTGGACTCCATCCGGAAGAAGGCGGCGGAGCTGGGGCGGCTGCCGGAAGCGTTGGAGGCGGAGCGTGGCTGA
- a CDS encoding NADP-dependent oxidoreductase, translating to MKAVVLKGYGDVDVLAVQEMPEPKVGPGELKVRVTAAGINPVDWKIRRGEMKGRVDLKFPAILGRDVAGEVLEVGTGLEDSFERGDRVMGLVNAGYAETVVAPAECWAKVPDNLKLQDAAALPLVTLTGTQLIEEQVRPSKGDTLLITGALGSVGRSAVFAARARGAKVWAGVRKSQVEEARKLGVDGVVALDDPKDIAKLPTLDAVADTVGGETVAAVLGKVKHGGTVGSVLGEPKGAKEKGLVVRSFMSHPDAKRLSQIAESVAKGDLVIPISRTFKLDDAREAQKLAEQGVTGKVVLVN from the coding sequence ATGAAAGCGGTCGTGCTGAAAGGCTATGGGGATGTGGACGTGCTCGCGGTGCAGGAGATGCCCGAGCCGAAGGTGGGGCCGGGCGAGCTGAAGGTCCGCGTCACCGCCGCGGGCATCAACCCGGTGGACTGGAAGATCCGCCGGGGGGAGATGAAGGGGCGGGTGGATTTGAAGTTCCCCGCCATCCTCGGGCGCGACGTGGCCGGTGAGGTCCTGGAGGTGGGCACGGGCCTCGAGGACTCCTTCGAGCGGGGGGACCGCGTGATGGGCCTGGTGAACGCGGGCTACGCGGAGACGGTGGTCGCGCCCGCGGAGTGCTGGGCGAAGGTGCCCGACAATCTGAAGCTACAGGATGCCGCCGCGCTGCCGCTGGTGACGCTGACGGGCACGCAGCTCATCGAGGAGCAGGTGCGGCCCTCGAAGGGGGACACGCTGCTCATCACGGGCGCGCTGGGCTCGGTGGGACGTTCCGCCGTCTTCGCGGCGCGGGCGCGGGGCGCGAAGGTCTGGGCGGGCGTGCGGAAGAGTCAGGTGGAGGAGGCCCGGAAGCTGGGCGTGGACGGCGTCGTCGCGCTGGATGACCCCAAGGACATCGCGAAGCTGCCCACGCTGGACGCGGTGGCGGACACGGTGGGCGGTGAGACCGTGGCGGCGGTGCTCGGCAAGGTGAAGCACGGCGGGACCGTGGGCAGCGTGCTGGGCGAACCGAAGGGCGCGAAGGAGAAGGGGCTCGTCGTGCGCAGCTTCATGTCGCATCCGGATGCGAAGCGGCTCTCGCAGATTGCCGAGAGCGTGGCGAAGGGCGACCTGGTGATTCCCATCAGCCGGACCTTCAAGCTGGACGACGCACGCGAGGCCCAGAAGCTCGCGGAGCAAGGCGTCACGGGCAAGGTGGTGCTCGTCAACTGA
- a CDS encoding FUSC family protein, with amino-acid sequence MHRLLRHLQSLLRVEPGRPALWAGIRAAVSTALPLCLAYLLTVPEAGWAGLTGLLVTLADKGGSYRTRARIMGVVTVLGALVGMLLAPAGATYTVDATLLLLGVTAANFARCYGETAGSVGGQLAVIFVVSLGAPAASLREAVLRGASLLLGGVWAMTLSLLLWPLRPYRPARRAVARVYARLGIAAEELRRATLEGATPDAWAEGLKRHAGIRPEIEHARDVLAATRRGRPDESRRGEHLLVLVEQAEPMVALLSALAEAMQVVGRDPHLYATRERVARLCEAFAAMDQWVMRALQQERNEGMRAPPRLALKPRSRQQPARMAAPPVRRGAEGPLSTHVATLLDRLREHAGVAHETASGLLFGDPVPARGRHTVGGQGEARGFSVWRPIRDHLHRDSVVLRHALRTGMVATAALGLTRALQVGDAHWVSLVVISILQPYAGSTEERVLQRTVGTLVGASLAALIATTVHTPPMMIGVISGLTAISVSLLPLNFGAFQVLLTPDYLLMATLSSGDWRVASQRSLGVLIAGAMALVGSWTLWPSPERRRFPDAAASALRADGRYLQQLATHRSGTEPAVNEERRRLDQALLEAESSFQRLLTEYRGPPGHLEPGMALLTYARRFAVAVTALGTGRFDGRTNSVLPQQLAQRASDSLELLARALQERREPPPLPALALPRTSDDPVLGALLERVPRQLGILHGAVTRINEDPTLR; translated from the coding sequence ATGCACCGGCTGCTGAGACACCTCCAGTCGCTTCTCCGCGTGGAGCCCGGAAGACCGGCCCTGTGGGCGGGTATCCGGGCGGCCGTCTCCACCGCCCTGCCCCTGTGTCTGGCGTACCTGCTCACCGTGCCCGAGGCGGGCTGGGCGGGCCTCACGGGGCTGCTCGTCACGCTCGCGGACAAGGGCGGCTCGTATCGGACGCGGGCGCGCATCATGGGGGTGGTGACGGTGCTGGGGGCGCTCGTCGGCATGCTCTTGGCGCCCGCGGGGGCCACGTACACGGTGGACGCCACGCTGCTGCTGTTGGGCGTCACGGCGGCGAACTTCGCGCGCTGCTACGGCGAGACGGCGGGCTCCGTGGGCGGGCAGCTCGCCGTCATCTTCGTCGTGTCGCTCGGCGCACCCGCGGCCTCGCTCCGGGAGGCGGTGCTGCGCGGCGCTTCGCTCCTGCTGGGAGGCGTGTGGGCGATGACCCTGTCGCTGCTCTTGTGGCCGCTCAGGCCCTACCGGCCCGCGCGCCGGGCGGTGGCTCGCGTGTACGCGAGGCTGGGGATTGCGGCGGAGGAGCTGCGAAGGGCCACGCTGGAGGGGGCCACGCCGGATGCATGGGCGGAAGGGTTGAAGCGCCATGCCGGCATCCGCCCGGAGATCGAACACGCGCGCGACGTGCTCGCGGCCACGCGGCGCGGGAGGCCGGACGAGTCCCGGCGCGGCGAACACCTGCTGGTGCTGGTGGAGCAGGCGGAGCCCATGGTGGCGCTGCTCAGCGCGCTGGCGGAGGCGATGCAGGTGGTGGGGCGCGACCCGCACCTGTACGCGACGCGCGAGCGCGTGGCCCGGCTGTGCGAGGCCTTCGCCGCGATGGACCAGTGGGTCATGCGGGCGCTCCAACAGGAACGCAATGAAGGCATGCGCGCGCCGCCGCGGCTGGCGCTGAAGCCCCGGAGCCGGCAGCAGCCCGCGAGGATGGCCGCGCCGCCGGTGCGCCGGGGCGCGGAGGGGCCCCTGTCCACCCACGTGGCCACGCTGCTGGACCGGCTGCGCGAGCACGCGGGCGTGGCGCACGAGACGGCATCGGGACTGCTCTTCGGAGACCCGGTGCCGGCGCGCGGCAGGCACACGGTGGGCGGCCAGGGTGAGGCGCGGGGGTTCTCTGTGTGGCGGCCGATCCGGGACCACCTGCACCGGGACTCGGTGGTGCTGCGGCACGCGCTGCGCACGGGGATGGTGGCCACGGCGGCGCTGGGGCTGACGCGGGCGTTGCAGGTGGGCGACGCGCACTGGGTGAGCCTCGTGGTCATCTCCATTCTCCAGCCCTACGCGGGCAGCACGGAGGAGCGCGTGCTCCAGCGCACGGTGGGGACGCTGGTGGGCGCGAGCCTGGCGGCGCTCATCGCGACCACGGTGCACACGCCGCCCATGATGATTGGCGTCATCAGCGGGCTGACGGCCATCTCCGTGTCCCTGCTGCCGCTGAACTTCGGCGCGTTCCAGGTGTTGCTCACGCCGGACTACCTGCTGATGGCCACGCTCAGCTCGGGGGACTGGCGGGTGGCGTCGCAGCGCTCCCTGGGCGTGCTCATCGCGGGGGCGATGGCGCTGGTGGGCTCGTGGACGCTGTGGCCCAGCCCGGAGCGGCGCCGCTTCCCGGACGCGGCGGCCTCCGCCCTGCGCGCGGACGGCAGGTACCTGCAACAGCTGGCCACGCACCGCAGCGGCACGGAGCCCGCGGTGAACGAGGAGCGCCGCCGCCTGGACCAGGCATTGCTGGAGGCGGAGTCGTCCTTCCAGCGGTTGCTGACGGAGTACCGGGGCCCGCCCGGCCACCTGGAGCCGGGCATGGCGCTGCTCACCTACGCGAGGCGGTTCGCGGTGGCGGTGACGGCGCTGGGCACGGGGCGGTTCGACGGCAGGACGAACTCGGTGCTGCCGCAGCAGCTCGCGCAGCGCGCCAGCGACAGCCTGGAGTTGCTCGCCCGCGCGCTGCAGGAGCGGCGAGAGCCCCCGCCCCTGCCGGCCCTGGCGCTGCCGCGCACCAGCGACGACCCCGTGCTGGGCGCGCTGCTGGAGCGCGTGCCCCGGCAGCTGGGCATCCTTCACGGCGCCGTGACACGCATCAACGAGGACCCGACGCTGCGCTGA
- a CDS encoding glycoside hydrolase family 2 TIM barrel-domain containing protein, producing the protein MTALLVPEWNVEARTAILEAGAGWKLEVDGQPYVAKGVTFSGTGGPANFDKDCERLRAIGVNTLRTWGTGDETAALLDAAHKHGLRVLVGLWLRPGRAGMENDDAFDYARDAKGRDAQLQATLAQVRRFKDHPAVLAWGVGNEVILNSPDEPSKVAYARFLEKVVRAVKKADTAHPVLSVDAWTLGIPLWEKYVPSLDAYGLNVYGRGIHALADAVKQAGARKPWFITEFGAQGEWEVPKDARGVPQEPGDGEKYDVIVDGWRNALAPHVQTGRCLGLFVFNYSSALDHTGLWLGMVSGTSMRPAWHAVREAYTGTKPDPALPVAVRLEVRGVEKGWADVAFDVTSTTPLDVSFAYNFRGAALRAERDRVTVLESRQGSTPGTWRVRLPVVTGAIKLYGLAKDGAGNLVAATTSVAAQATP; encoded by the coding sequence TTGACCGCACTCCTCGTGCCTGAGTGGAACGTGGAGGCCCGCACCGCCATCCTGGAGGCAGGGGCGGGATGGAAGCTGGAGGTGGATGGCCAGCCCTACGTGGCGAAGGGCGTCACCTTCAGTGGCACGGGCGGGCCCGCGAACTTCGACAAGGATTGCGAACGGCTGCGCGCCATTGGCGTGAACACGCTGCGCACCTGGGGCACCGGCGACGAAACGGCCGCGCTGCTCGATGCCGCGCACAAACACGGCCTCCGTGTCCTGGTGGGGCTGTGGCTGCGGCCGGGCCGCGCGGGCATGGAGAACGACGACGCCTTTGATTACGCGCGCGACGCGAAGGGACGTGATGCGCAGCTCCAGGCCACGCTCGCGCAGGTGCGACGGTTCAAGGACCATCCGGCGGTGCTCGCTTGGGGCGTGGGCAACGAGGTCATCCTCAATTCGCCGGATGAGCCCTCGAAGGTCGCCTACGCGCGCTTCCTGGAGAAGGTCGTCCGCGCGGTGAAGAAGGCGGACACCGCGCACCCGGTGCTGTCCGTGGATGCTTGGACGCTGGGCATTCCGCTCTGGGAGAAGTACGTCCCCTCACTGGATGCGTATGGCTTGAATGTCTACGGCCGGGGCATCCACGCGCTTGCGGATGCGGTGAAGCAAGCCGGTGCGCGCAAGCCCTGGTTCATCACCGAGTTCGGCGCGCAGGGGGAATGGGAGGTCCCCAAGGATGCTCGCGGCGTGCCCCAGGAGCCGGGAGACGGGGAGAAATATGACGTCATCGTGGATGGCTGGCGCAACGCGCTGGCGCCGCACGTCCAGACGGGCCGGTGCCTGGGATTGTTTGTCTTCAACTACAGCTCGGCGTTGGACCACACCGGGCTGTGGCTGGGAATGGTGTCCGGCACCTCCATGCGGCCGGCATGGCACGCGGTGCGCGAGGCATACACAGGCACGAAGCCCGACCCCGCGCTGCCGGTGGCGGTACGCCTGGAGGTCCGGGGCGTGGAGAAGGGGTGGGCTGACGTGGCCTTCGACGTCACCTCCACCACGCCGCTGGACGTGTCCTTCGCCTACAACTTCCGGGGCGCGGCGCTCCGGGCGGAGCGCGATCGGGTGACGGTGCTGGAGTCCCGGCAGGGGAGCACTCCGGGGACGTGGCGCGTGCGTCTGCCCGTCGTGACGGGCGCCATCAAGCTGTATGGCCTGGCGAAGGACGGTGCGGGGAACCTGGTCGCCGCGACCACGTCCGTTGCGGCGCAGGCGACTCCCTGA
- a CDS encoding ATP adenylyltransferase, producing the protein MNAAPLTPASLWSRTLAVTRHALETGALQPIATDLRTVPVAGTAFQVRVLGKVALKERKRPAPSSSSEPFNPFANPEPDLVLGDVPPAHVCLLNKFNVVEHHLLLVTRAFEPQDALLSLADFDALSTCLEGLDGLAFYNAGETAGASQRHKHLQLVPPLGPELLRAPVEALLPPLPGPGRVVAAGSLPFAHLLAGLGPWGAPGQGGRMLAAYRLLREAMGLAEHAPYNLLVTRDWMLLVPRARAEHLGVNVNALGFAGSLLVRTPEQFDAVAALGPLELLRQVAGVVP; encoded by the coding sequence GTGAACGCCGCGCCGCTGACGCCCGCCTCCCTGTGGTCCCGCACGCTGGCCGTGACGCGCCATGCGCTGGAGACGGGCGCGCTCCAGCCCATCGCCACGGACTTGCGCACGGTGCCGGTGGCGGGCACGGCGTTCCAGGTGCGCGTGCTGGGCAAGGTGGCGCTCAAGGAGCGCAAGCGGCCCGCGCCGTCCTCCTCCTCGGAGCCGTTCAATCCGTTCGCGAACCCGGAGCCGGACCTGGTGCTGGGGGACGTGCCACCCGCGCACGTGTGCCTGCTCAACAAGTTCAACGTCGTGGAGCACCACCTGCTGCTGGTGACGCGGGCCTTCGAACCGCAGGACGCGCTGCTGTCGCTGGCGGACTTCGACGCGCTCTCCACGTGCCTGGAGGGGCTGGACGGCCTGGCCTTCTACAACGCGGGGGAGACGGCCGGCGCGAGCCAGCGCCACAAGCATCTGCAACTGGTGCCGCCCCTGGGGCCGGAGCTCCTGCGCGCGCCCGTGGAGGCGCTGCTGCCGCCCCTGCCGGGGCCGGGCCGCGTGGTGGCCGCGGGGTCGCTGCCGTTCGCGCACCTGCTGGCGGGACTGGGGCCGTGGGGGGCTCCGGGGCAGGGGGGCCGGATGCTGGCGGCCTACCGGCTCCTGCGGGAGGCCATGGGGCTCGCGGAGCACGCGCCGTACAACCTGCTCGTCACCCGGGACTGGATGCTGCTCGTGCCTCGTGCCCGGGCGGAGCACCTGGGCGTCAACGTCAACGCGCTGGGCTTCGCCGGGTCGCTGCTGGTGCGCACGCCCGAGCAGTTCGACGCGGTCGCCGCGCTCGGTCCGCTGGAATTGCTGCGCCAGGTCGCGGGCGTCGTTCCGTAG
- a CDS encoding DUF2378 family protein, with translation MATAEKLVFPTIVEGLFVRGLAGRVPFALKEQLRKEGLDLDRPLQPAYSLDTWTRCVALTAKTLHPEQPDAVAWRMLGERMIDGYRDTMVGRALLGVLRLIGPKRMLHRTQHSFRTGNNYTEVRITERGEREADLWLNEPGLLRYFKQGVMLATVRAASGPATQVDVVQFDDESVTYRVSWGAPGA, from the coding sequence ATGGCCACCGCCGAGAAACTCGTATTCCCGACCATCGTCGAAGGACTCTTCGTTCGGGGATTGGCCGGGAGGGTGCCCTTCGCCCTCAAGGAGCAGCTGCGCAAGGAGGGGCTGGACCTGGACCGCCCCCTTCAGCCGGCGTACTCGCTGGACACGTGGACGCGCTGCGTGGCGCTGACCGCGAAGACGCTCCACCCGGAGCAGCCGGACGCGGTGGCGTGGCGGATGCTGGGCGAGCGGATGATCGACGGCTATCGCGACACGATGGTGGGCCGGGCGCTGCTGGGCGTGCTGCGGCTCATCGGGCCCAAGCGGATGCTGCACCGCACGCAGCACAGCTTCCGCACCGGCAACAACTACACCGAGGTGCGCATCACTGAACGTGGCGAGCGCGAGGCGGACCTCTGGCTCAACGAGCCCGGCCTGCTGCGCTACTTCAAGCAGGGCGTGATGCTGGCCACGGTGCGCGCCGCCAGCGGTCCGGCCACGCAGGTGGACGTCGTCCAGTTCGACGACGAGAGCGTCACCTACCGCGTGTCCTGGGGCGCGCCCGGCGCCTGA
- a CDS encoding lipopolysaccharide assembly protein LapB — MTSRVLTCLLLSALAALPAWGARPVPAPAAEGMAMLQRMDTARVQGSPSTLRTELDAQEAKTPRDPMPRVYRAFLALPSEESFSEFKALAVMYPENPWPHVGMGLVYVRWKMLKDAAAPLEAARKAVPGFAPALWADGLRLQAEGKPAEAEGRLREALAKLDIPRFRTDLALLLAGRPGGAAESRALLVRSVKDWPEQPEALQVLSRLAREAGDARAGAEAGALLVALQPHDREAHRRQAEAWLAAGDKAQAVKMLERYATLGGADPAVLASWVKLNVELDRPEDEAKALVRLAAATPRDPEPLLRLATLAEAKPDLAGMEARLEQAAALAPERADIQVRRARMLLKQERYFEAVAAYRAALAAPEHPVPEAAEEAAQLNKKLRLPATPAKGTVEQIYDRVSLALVALYLEHLMEKPDLKGNLKVRVDLDPATGKATNVVVLYDSLQDVLITHHARIAFMDAEYPPGSESPVYQYVFRPPR; from the coding sequence ATGACGTCGCGAGTCCTGACGTGCCTGCTGTTGTCCGCGCTGGCCGCGCTCCCTGCCTGGGGCGCCCGGCCGGTCCCTGCTCCGGCCGCGGAGGGCATGGCGATGCTCCAGCGGATGGACACGGCGCGCGTGCAGGGCAGCCCCAGCACGCTGCGCACGGAGCTGGACGCGCAGGAGGCGAAGACGCCCAGGGACCCGATGCCGCGCGTGTACCGGGCCTTCCTCGCGCTGCCGTCGGAGGAGAGCTTCAGCGAGTTCAAGGCGCTGGCGGTGATGTACCCGGAGAACCCGTGGCCGCACGTGGGCATGGGGCTCGTGTACGTGCGCTGGAAGATGTTGAAGGACGCGGCCGCGCCGCTGGAGGCCGCCCGGAAGGCCGTGCCCGGGTTCGCGCCCGCGCTCTGGGCGGACGGCCTGCGGCTCCAGGCGGAAGGCAAGCCCGCGGAGGCGGAGGGCCGGCTGCGCGAGGCCTTGGCGAAGCTGGACATCCCGCGCTTCCGCACGGACCTGGCGCTGCTGCTGGCGGGCCGGCCCGGAGGCGCCGCGGAGTCGCGGGCGCTCCTGGTCCGCTCGGTGAAGGACTGGCCGGAGCAGCCGGAGGCGCTCCAGGTGCTGTCGCGGCTGGCCCGCGAGGCCGGGGACGCGCGGGCGGGCGCGGAGGCCGGGGCGCTGCTCGTCGCGCTCCAGCCGCATGACCGCGAGGCGCACCGGCGGCAGGCGGAGGCGTGGCTCGCCGCCGGGGACAAGGCGCAGGCGGTGAAGATGCTGGAGCGCTACGCGACGCTGGGGGGCGCGGACCCTGCGGTGCTCGCCTCGTGGGTGAAGCTCAACGTGGAGCTGGACCGCCCGGAGGACGAGGCGAAGGCGCTGGTGCGTCTGGCCGCGGCGACGCCCAGGGATCCGGAGCCGTTGCTTCGGCTGGCGACGCTCGCGGAGGCGAAGCCGGACCTGGCCGGCATGGAGGCGCGGTTGGAGCAGGCGGCGGCGCTGGCGCCGGAGCGCGCGGACATCCAGGTGCGGCGGGCGCGGATGCTGCTCAAGCAGGAGCGCTACTTCGAGGCCGTGGCGGCGTACCGCGCGGCGCTCGCCGCTCCGGAGCATCCGGTGCCCGAGGCCGCGGAGGAGGCCGCGCAGCTGAACAAGAAGCTGCGGCTGCCCGCCACGCCCGCGAAGGGCACGGTGGAGCAGATCTACGACCGCGTGTCCCTGGCGCTGGTGGCGCTGTACCTGGAGCACCTGATGGAGAAGCCCGACCTCAAGGGCAACCTGAAGGTGCGCGTGGACCTGGACCCCGCCACCGGGAAGGCCACGAACGTGGTGGTGCTCTACGACAGCCTCCAGGACGTGCTCATCACCCACCACGCGCGCATCGCCTTCATGGACGCCGAGTACCCGCCCGGCAGCGAGTCCCCGGTGTACCAGTACGTCTTCCGTCCTCCGCGCTGA